The Candidatus Omnitrophota bacterium nucleotide sequence GCTGGCACGCACAATCTCTTTGATCTTGTCATTAAAAGCGCCTGTCGGATAACAAAAATATTTTACTTCATTGCCCAGGCGGTTTTCAATATCCAGCTTGCTTAAGGCTATCTCCTCCGTAAGCTTAAGATCGTCTTTAACCGACGGTAAATAGATACCTGTTCTCGTGTGGGCACCTATGTCAATATTATTCATGGCCATCACCCGCACCTGGTCCCAATTCAAATAACCGGCATTATTGCCTATGCGGGCTGTCTCTAAAAAAACAGTCGCCGGCATGCCGTATTTGGACAAAACGGGAAAGGCCTTGGTAAAATTATTTTCAAAACCATCGTCAAATGTCAGTACCACTTCCTTGCGCGCCGGACGCCTGCCTTGAGACATTGTCTGCACAAGCGAGTCAAGGGGAATAACTTTAAAACCCGCTTTATTCAAATATTCCATTTGTTTTTGGAAATTTTCCGGGCTGACGCTTAAAGTGCTTTCAGGCTCCGACGCTATTGAATGATACATCAGCACTGGCACCGCGTAACGCGGCCGGGCATAAAAAATGTAGAAAGACCCTGCCGCGGCACAACATAAAATAAACGCTAATAATATCTTTTTTATCAAGCGCATAAAAATCCGCCTTTAATAATGCTTGTATAACATAAATGGGAGTAAACGTCAAGATGAGAAATCAGCAGAAATATAAAAAGGCCGGCATCAAGCCGCGGACTTGAACGCGTCTTCAACAAGCTTGAGCATGTTAATTTCTATGCCACCGCTGCTGCGGCTAATTGCTTCTCCCAAAGCCTTGGGAGAAACTTTACAACTTCCAATAGCTACCAAAAAATCATCTAACGATGTGTACCTTAAATAAATACCGGCCTTCATTAACTTTATTTCTGAAGGCCTTTTATTCACGTTTAATTTCATCGCCTCAACGATGCTTTTACCATTCTGATACGCGCGCCTCCTTAGATCATCTAATGTAAAAAACTTTTGGGTGGAGGCGACCGCCGCGAATAATTCATTTTCGCCTACAAGCCCAAGGTCTAAAGCACATGGTTTAAAAAATTTTCCTATTGTCTCGGGATTTACCACAAAACCCACGTCCTTGATAATCTTTAGACCTCTTTCTGTGGATTTTTCCATGCTACCGGGCCAAATATTGTTCAAACATAAATGAGCGCGCAGGGTTTTAGCGTATTTATCAATATCAAGCCTTGCGTTGGTAAAGTTAATAAGATTATCATTATCCTTGATAATCTCAACAGAATCTGCCGTTTTCAATTCATACTGGTTGCCATGTCTCATGGGTTTTGACCATTTTATCTTACAAGACTCAATATCATACACGCAGTGAAAAATATTCCCGTTCTTATAATCACACTTTAGAAGGTCCGTTCCTCTAAGCGCGGCATAATCCGCTATCGTGCTGTCTTTTTCAAGCCTTAAAGGTTTTACTATTTTTTGGCCATTGACAGAAACCTTTTTAAATACAAAAACCCATTTGCTTAAAAAACCCTTTAATGCCTTAAAATCCTTATCAAAATTGCCGGTCCATTTTATCTCATCCTTATCAAATTTCTGGTTACTTTGCCTTTTTATCTTGTATGCCCAGTGCGCAATTTCGCTATGTTCATATATATCCAGATTTTCTTTTGACATAAATTGGAATTCATAAAAACGCCCTTCTTTATCCTGCACCCTTACTTGATACGCTTCATAGCCTAATTTTTGCGTAGTCTTATATCTACTGCCTTCCTCGCCGGGCACAATGCTCATTCCTACTTTCTCCAACAGTTCACCCGCTTTCCAGATATCATTGTTATCGCTAAAAACCACTCTGATACCAAAGATATCGTATAGATCGCAGGGTTCAATCATTCTGCCTT carries:
- a CDS encoding polysaccharide deacetylase family protein, yielding MRLIKKILLAFILCCAAAGSFYIFYARPRYAVPVLMYHSIASEPESTLSVSPENFQKQMEYLNKAGFKVIPLDSLVQTMSQGRRPARKEVVLTFDDGFENNFTKAFPVLSKYGMPATVFLETARIGNNAGYLNWDQVRVMAMNNIDIGAHTRTGIYLPSVKDDLKLTEEIALSKLDIENRLGNEVKYFCYPTGAFNDKIKEIVRASGYRGACATNRGFDRYNDSYGIKRIKVTDSDMTKPFHFQAKLSGYYNLFRKGKSPD
- a CDS encoding HD domain-containing protein, with protein sequence MKEGRQVIARKIIIILLCALLSIGQGSPAAFALRPASSSNSSNPIDRSFLAGKSSSAGVPDTQYVSVILSPQTPQWAKDIAEVLYKDKSFSGKESYYDYSLRVFENFIHLRPEAGPVASAAALLHRADPDDLKKAMAKSRALAKGEQERVLRLVKEAGTIRCLPYFKSYKKSRYSIQNQMNMIIQLASEPDVMMLVFAEKIACLTGKLNRDQKEYIYRELVNVYAPLAERLGMIKLSNDLRNESLKAYNLEAYNSVKSKIEDRIRMRIDEADGHLKSVENKVKDALKNLGVGRNLYVVTSRVKGIYSVYEKGKGRMIEPCDLYDIFGIRVVFSDNNDIWKAGELLEKVGMSIVPGEEGSRYKTTQKLGYEAYQVRVQDKEGRFYEFQFMSKENLDIYEHSEIAHWAYKIKRQSNQKFDKDEIKWTGNFDKDFKALKGFLSKWVFVFKKVSVNGQKIVKPLRLEKDSTIADYAALRGTDLLKCDYKNGNIFHCVYDIESCKIKWSKPMRHGNQYELKTADSVEIIKDNDNLINFTNARLDIDKYAKTLRAHLCLNNIWPGSMEKSTERGLKIIKDVGFVVNPETIGKFFKPCALDLGLVGENELFAAVASTQKFFTLDDLRRRAYQNGKSIVEAMKLNVNKRPSEIKLMKAGIYLRYTSLDDFLVAIGSCKVSPKALGEAISRSSGGIEINMLKLVEDAFKSAA